The proteins below come from a single Geobacillus thermoleovorans genomic window:
- a CDS encoding helix-turn-helix domain-containing protein, which produces MPIIVNLDVMLAKRKMSVTELSERVGITMANLSILKNGKAKAIRFSTLEAICKALDCQPGDILEYRSDEGESNP; this is translated from the coding sequence ATGCCGATTATCGTGAATCTTGATGTCATGTTGGCGAAGCGGAAGATGAGCGTCACCGAGCTGTCGGAGAGAGTCGGGATCACGATGGCGAATTTGTCGATCTTGAAAAACGGGAAGGCGAAGGCGATCCGTTTCTCGACGCTCGAAGCCATTTGCAAGGCGCTCGATTGCCAGCCCGGGGACATTTTGGAGTATCGAAGTGATGAAGGGGAGTCAAATCCGTGA
- a CDS encoding DUF817 domain-containing protein has translation MKGEKHEAAVNECPPFCLMIVRVRQFCRKSWLIKAFVQLIRFGWAQALSCVFPVVIFASLALTKLAPLPLLPRYDWLLIICLLMQWWMVRSGMETRDELKVITLFHVIGLALELFKVRMGSWSYPEEGYTKIFGVPLYSGFMYASVASYLCQAWRRLKVELVQWPPFWMVVPLASAIYLNFFTHHYWVDVRWWLSSLVMLVFWRSWVTYEVGGVRYRMPLVLSFLLIGFFIWIAENIATFFGAWQYPNQVKAWSLVHLGKVSSWCLLVIVSFLIVATLKQVKTMAVTGAVERSHEDGKSL, from the coding sequence TTGAAAGGGGAGAAACACGAGGCAGCGGTGAACGAATGCCCACCGTTTTGCCTGATGATAGTCCGGGTGCGCCAGTTTTGTAGAAAATCGTGGCTGATCAAAGCGTTTGTGCAGCTCATTCGCTTCGGTTGGGCGCAGGCGTTGTCTTGCGTGTTTCCGGTTGTTATTTTTGCCTCATTGGCGCTGACGAAACTCGCGCCGCTCCCTTTGTTGCCGAGGTATGACTGGCTGCTCATCATTTGCCTGCTCATGCAATGGTGGATGGTGCGGTCAGGGATGGAAACGCGGGATGAACTCAAAGTGATCACCTTGTTCCACGTCATTGGACTTGCGCTCGAGCTGTTTAAAGTGCGCATGGGTTCGTGGTCGTATCCGGAAGAGGGGTATACGAAAATCTTTGGCGTGCCCTTGTACAGCGGGTTTATGTATGCGAGCGTCGCCAGCTATCTTTGCCAGGCGTGGCGAAGGCTGAAGGTGGAGTTGGTGCAATGGCCGCCGTTTTGGATGGTCGTTCCTCTCGCTTCGGCGATTTACTTGAATTTTTTCACCCACCATTATTGGGTGGACGTTCGTTGGTGGCTCTCAAGCCTCGTCATGCTTGTCTTTTGGCGGTCATGGGTGACGTATGAGGTCGGGGGAGTCCGCTACCGGATGCCGCTTGTTTTGTCCTTTTTGCTGATCGGGTTTTTCATCTGGATCGCGGAAAACATCGCCACCTTTTTTGGCGCTTGGCAATATCCAAACCAGGTGAAGGCGTGGAGCCTTGTTCATCTTGGGAAGGTGAGTTCGTGGTGTTTGCTTGTTATTGTCAGTTTTCTCATCGTGGCGACGTTAAAGCAAGTGAAAACAATGGCTGTGACAGGGGCAGTGGAGCGTTCACATGAAGATGGAAAATCGTTGTAA
- a CDS encoding sigma-54 interaction domain-containing protein has protein sequence MNRDMETLLSMYEQILEMIDLGVHAVDQHGKTVIYNRKMRDIEGMNIEDVLDKNILDVFRFNPEQPSTLLEALRTGESILNKQQTYFNNKGQAVTTVNQTHPLQKDGRIIGAVEIAKDITKFRKLIQEHHQRGEAGRTFADIIGQSEAMQKAIRLARHAARSEASVLLIGEKGTGKDLLASCIHHESERRAKPFFAQTCLSLPDDWMETMLFGSEEDGEIQPGLFEQADGGTVLLDDIDSLSLPLQQKLARFLQEKQFVRAHGQEPVRADVRLIASTSGDPIDAVQNGELIKSLYYQIAVHCIVLPPLRERKEDILPLAIHFIRQGNERYGLHVEGLGDDVQEAFLAYSWPGNVRELEAVILETMATMEQEQTITLAHLPAPFRAKLAPDETKTDFLFDTEDILPLDKYMEEVEIYYIRKALQHHGFNITKTAKALGLSRQNLQYRIRKYQIDKEWG, from the coding sequence GTGAACCGGGATATGGAAACGCTTTTATCAATGTATGAGCAAATTCTCGAAATGATCGACCTTGGCGTCCATGCGGTCGATCAACATGGGAAAACCGTCATTTACAACCGGAAAATGCGGGACATCGAGGGTATGAACATCGAGGACGTGCTCGATAAAAACATTTTGGACGTCTTCCGCTTCAACCCGGAGCAGCCGAGCACATTGCTTGAAGCGCTGCGCACCGGTGAAAGCATTCTGAACAAGCAGCAAACCTATTTCAATAACAAAGGACAAGCCGTGACAACGGTCAATCAAACACACCCGCTGCAAAAAGACGGGCGCATCATCGGCGCCGTGGAAATCGCCAAAGACATCACCAAATTCCGCAAGCTGATCCAAGAGCACCACCAACGCGGTGAAGCCGGTCGCACGTTTGCAGACATCATCGGCCAAAGCGAAGCCATGCAAAAGGCCATCCGCCTTGCTCGTCATGCCGCCCGCTCCGAGGCGTCTGTGCTGCTCATTGGGGAGAAAGGGACAGGAAAAGACTTGCTCGCTTCCTGCATTCACCACGAAAGCGAACGGCGAGCTAAGCCGTTTTTTGCGCAAACGTGTTTGTCGCTTCCGGACGATTGGATGGAAACGATGCTGTTTGGCAGCGAAGAAGACGGCGAGATCCAGCCCGGCTTGTTTGAACAAGCGGACGGCGGCACCGTCCTGCTTGACGATATTGACTCGTTAAGCCTGCCGCTTCAACAAAAACTTGCCCGTTTCCTGCAAGAAAAACAGTTTGTCCGCGCCCATGGCCAAGAACCGGTTCGTGCGGACGTTCGCCTCATCGCCTCGACAAGCGGCGACCCGATTGACGCGGTCCAAAACGGAGAATTGATCAAATCGCTTTACTACCAAATTGCCGTCCACTGCATCGTCCTGCCGCCGTTGCGCGAACGGAAAGAGGACATTTTGCCGCTCGCTATCCATTTCATCCGTCAAGGCAACGAGCGCTATGGCCTACATGTCGAAGGACTCGGCGATGACGTGCAAGAGGCGTTTCTTGCTTACAGCTGGCCCGGCAACGTGCGCGAGCTTGAGGCCGTCATTTTGGAAACGATGGCGACGATGGAACAAGAACAAACCATCACCCTCGCCCATCTGCCTGCCCCTTTTCGAGCCAAGCTGGCGCCCGACGAAACGAAAACGGACTTTTTATTTGATACGGAAGACATTTTGCCTCTTGACAAATACATGGAAGAAGTCGAAATTTACTACATCCGCAAGGCGCTGCAGCATCACGGCTTCAACATCACCAAAACGGCCAAAGCGCTTGGTTTGAGCCGACAAAACTTGCAATACCGCATCCGCAAGTACCAGATTGATAAGGAATGGGGATGA
- the glmS gene encoding glutamine--fructose-6-phosphate transaminase (isomerizing), which translates to MCGIVGYIGYQDVKEILLRGLEKLEYRGYDSAGIAVLNESGVHVFKEKGRIADLRRIVDPNVNATVGIGHTRWATHGAPSRVNAHPHQSASGRFTLVHNGVIENYEMVKRDYLADVAFQSDTDTEVIVQLVEKFVRDGLTTEEAFRKTLSLLKGSYAIAMIDAQDENTIYAAKNKSPLLVGLGDGFNVVASDAMAMLQVTNQFVELMDGELVIVTSENVTIQTLNGETVERKPFTAELDASDIEKGTYPHYMLKEIDEQPFVIRRIIQKYQDDNGELAIDKAIINEVLNADRLYIVACGTSYHAGLVGKQLIESWAKIPVEVHIASEFSYNMPLLSEKPLFIFISQSGETADSRAVLVQTNKLGYKAITITNVPGSTLSREADYTLLLHAGPEIAVASTKAYTAQIAVLAILAAAAAKAKGFELDFDLTKELAIVANVMEMLCDAKEEMEKIASDYLTLTRNCFFIGRAVDYYVCLEGALKLKEISYIQAEGFAGGELKHGTIALIEDGTPVIALATQEHVNLSIRGNVKEVVARGANPCVISMRGLEGDGDRFIIPAVHPDLTPLVSVVPLQLIAYYAALHRGCDVDKPRNLAKSVTVE; encoded by the coding sequence ATGTGCGGCATTGTTGGCTATATCGGTTATCAAGATGTGAAGGAAATTTTATTGCGCGGATTGGAAAAACTCGAGTATCGCGGCTACGATTCGGCGGGGATCGCCGTATTGAACGAAAGCGGCGTGCATGTGTTTAAGGAAAAAGGACGGATCGCTGATTTGCGCCGCATCGTCGACCCGAACGTCAACGCGACGGTCGGCATTGGCCATACACGCTGGGCGACACACGGGGCGCCAAGCCGAGTGAACGCCCACCCGCATCAAAGCGCCTCAGGCCGTTTTACGCTTGTGCATAACGGTGTCATTGAAAACTATGAAATGGTCAAGCGCGATTATTTAGCCGATGTTGCGTTTCAAAGCGACACGGACACGGAAGTCATCGTCCAGCTCGTGGAAAAATTCGTCCGTGACGGGCTGACAACGGAAGAAGCGTTCCGAAAAACGCTCTCGCTGTTAAAAGGATCGTACGCCATCGCCATGATCGATGCACAAGACGAAAACACCATCTATGCGGCCAAAAACAAAAGCCCGCTTCTTGTCGGATTGGGTGATGGATTTAACGTCGTGGCGAGCGATGCGATGGCGATGCTCCAAGTGACGAATCAATTCGTCGAACTGATGGATGGGGAACTCGTCATCGTCACGAGCGAGAACGTCACGATTCAAACGCTAAACGGTGAAACAGTCGAACGGAAGCCATTTACGGCTGAGCTCGATGCGAGCGACATTGAAAAAGGGACGTATCCGCATTACATGCTGAAAGAAATTGATGAGCAGCCGTTCGTCATCCGCCGCATCATTCAAAAATACCAAGATGACAACGGTGAATTGGCCATTGACAAAGCGATCATCAATGAGGTGCTGAACGCCGACCGCCTGTACATTGTCGCGTGCGGAACGAGCTACCACGCAGGTCTTGTCGGCAAGCAATTGATCGAGTCGTGGGCGAAAATTCCAGTCGAAGTGCATATTGCCAGCGAATTTTCGTACAACATGCCGCTGTTGTCGGAAAAGCCGCTCTTCATCTTTATCTCGCAAAGCGGCGAAACGGCCGACAGCCGCGCCGTGCTCGTGCAAACGAACAAACTCGGCTATAAAGCGATCACGATCACGAACGTCCCAGGTTCGACGCTGTCGCGGGAAGCCGATTATACTCTCCTGTTGCACGCCGGCCCGGAAATCGCCGTTGCCTCGACAAAGGCATATACGGCGCAAATTGCTGTGCTTGCGATTTTGGCCGCCGCGGCGGCGAAAGCGAAAGGCTTTGAGCTGGACTTTGACTTGACGAAAGAGCTCGCCATCGTCGCCAATGTGATGGAAATGCTGTGTGATGCGAAAGAAGAAATGGAGAAAATCGCAAGCGACTACTTGACGTTGACGCGCAACTGCTTCTTTATCGGCCGTGCCGTTGACTACTATGTCTGCCTAGAAGGCGCGCTGAAACTGAAGGAGATCTCTTACATCCAAGCGGAAGGGTTCGCCGGCGGCGAGCTGAAACACGGCACGATCGCCTTGATTGAGGACGGCACGCCGGTCATCGCCCTCGCCACCCAAGAGCACGTCAACTTAAGCATTCGCGGCAACGTAAAAGAAGTCGTCGCCCGCGGCGCGAACCCGTGCGTCATCTCGATGCGCGGCCTGGAAGGCGACGGCGACCGCTTCATCATCCCGGCTGTCCATCCGGATCTTACGCCGCTTGTGTCCGTCGTGCCGTTGCAGCTGATCGCATACTATGCCGCCTTGCACCGCGGCTGCGACGTCGACAAACCGCGCAACTTGGCGAAGAGCGTGACGGTGGAGTGA
- a CDS encoding DinB family protein — translation MMDHNEQVRQQLIKSVSGLSDEQLNTRVADGSWTIAQVLEHLYLIETSITSMIAHTLKHGESQPVEEKPIHLTVDRSKKVEAPDFARPSDRFFTRHELEEKLRQSRQRLRQITEQANPADLEAKSFPHPIFGPLNLKQWVEFVGYHEQRHLAQMEEIKAQLP, via the coding sequence ATGATGGATCATAATGAGCAAGTGCGCCAACAGCTGATCAAAAGCGTTTCCGGGCTGTCGGACGAACAGCTGAACACCCGAGTGGCGGACGGAAGTTGGACGATCGCCCAAGTGCTCGAACACCTGTACTTAATCGAAACATCGATCACATCCATGATCGCCCATACATTAAAGCATGGCGAGAGCCAACCGGTCGAGGAGAAACCGATCCACTTGACCGTTGATCGTTCGAAAAAAGTGGAGGCGCCTGATTTCGCCCGCCCGAGCGACCGCTTTTTCACTCGACACGAACTGGAAGAAAAATTACGCCAATCGCGGCAGCGGTTGCGCCAAATCACGGAGCAAGCCAACCCGGCTGACTTGGAAGCCAAATCGTTCCCGCATCCAATTTTTGGGCCACTGAATTTGAAGCAATGGGTGGAATTTGTCGGCTATCATGAACAGCGCCACCTCGCGCAAATGGAAGAAATCAAGGCACAGCTTCCGTGA
- a CDS encoding DUF2975 domain-containing protein encodes MKRETLFLKASLVLIGLPVLALCLFLVPALAKVAVKLVPTFPWIKYFVYLVFEASALPFYFALYQAFRLLVYIDRNDAFSEASVKALKTIKHCAVAISGLHLLVLPLFYLFAEKDDAPGVIFVGLIVPFASLVIAVFAAVLQKLLQQAIEIKQENELTI; translated from the coding sequence ATGAAACGGGAAACGTTGTTTTTGAAGGCGTCTTTAGTGTTGATCGGCCTTCCGGTTTTGGCATTGTGCCTATTTTTGGTGCCTGCGCTTGCGAAGGTGGCTGTCAAGCTGGTGCCAACGTTCCCTTGGATCAAGTATTTTGTTTATCTTGTGTTTGAGGCGTCCGCACTGCCGTTCTACTTCGCTTTGTATCAGGCGTTCCGGTTGTTAGTGTATATTGACCGAAACGACGCGTTTTCCGAGGCGTCGGTGAAAGCGTTAAAGACGATCAAACATTGCGCCGTCGCCATCAGCGGGCTGCATTTGCTTGTCTTGCCGCTGTTTTACTTGTTCGCCGAGAAAGACGACGCTCCGGGTGTCATTTTCGTCGGTCTGATTGTGCCGTTTGCGTCGCTTGTCATCGCTGTGTTCGCCGCGGTTTTGCAAAAGCTGCTGCAGCAGGCGATTGAAATCAAACAAGAAAATGAGTTGACCATTTGA
- a CDS encoding TatD family hydrolase, with product MIDAHIHLDQYTDIDEQINRWQEAGITGVVAVSTDLRSSCRTLELKQRFPSFVYAAIGFHPEQPLPSEADWNEWTELVKQERPLLAAIGEVGLPYYSAEACAKLPAYQERLTEIAAIAADASLPLALHAVYDRAETALAILQQAGVRQAHFHWLKAEPAVVKQIVQCGYYISITPEVCYRERDKQLLSLVPIEQLLLETDGPWPFAGPFAGKLTTPLWLLDSARAVAAHYGRDIEQVKTMITANTKRLYG from the coding sequence ATGATCGACGCTCATATTCATCTCGACCAGTACACGGACATCGATGAACAAATCAACCGTTGGCAAGAAGCGGGCATCACCGGCGTCGTCGCCGTATCCACCGATTTGCGCTCCAGCTGCCGAACGCTCGAGTTGAAACAGCGATTCCCTTCCTTCGTCTACGCCGCCATCGGTTTTCATCCCGAGCAACCGCTGCCAAGCGAAGCCGATTGGAACGAATGGACAGAGCTTGTCAAGCAAGAGCGGCCGCTGCTCGCCGCCATCGGCGAAGTCGGGCTGCCATACTATTCAGCGGAAGCATGCGCCAAGCTGCCCGCGTATCAAGAACGATTAACCGAAATCGCGGCCATCGCCGCGGATGCCTCCTTGCCGCTCGCCCTTCACGCCGTCTACGACCGCGCCGAAACCGCCTTGGCCATCTTGCAGCAAGCTGGCGTCCGACAAGCCCATTTCCACTGGCTGAAGGCCGAGCCTGCCGTGGTCAAACAAATCGTCCAATGCGGCTACTACATCTCCATCACGCCGGAAGTGTGCTACCGCGAGCGCGACAAGCAGCTGTTATCCCTCGTTCCCATCGAGCAGCTGCTCCTTGAAACCGATGGCCCATGGCCGTTTGCAGGCCCGTTTGCCGGAAAACTGACGACGCCGTTATGGCTATTGGACTCCGCGCGAGCCGTGGCGGCACACTATGGCCGAGATATCGAACAAGTCAAAACCATGATCACGGCGAACACAAAACGGCTTTACGGTTGA
- a CDS encoding kinase, with translation MELRDRIDFLCKTILAIKTAGRLVLGIDGLSRSGKTTLANQLSQTLREQGISVCVFHMDDHIVERAKRYHTGNEEWFEYYYLQWDVEWLTHQLFRQLKASHQLTLPFYDHETDTHSKRTVYLSDSDMIMIEGVFLQRKEWRPFFDFVVYLDCPREIRFARENDQVKQNIQKFINRYWKAEDYYLETEEPIKRADVVFDMTS, from the coding sequence ATGGAGTTGCGTGATCGCATCGACTTCTTATGCAAGACCATTTTGGCGATAAAAACAGCGGGCCGATTGGTCCTCGGGATTGATGGGCTAAGCCGATCGGGCAAAACGACATTAGCCAATCAGCTGAGTCAAACGTTGCGGGAGCAAGGCATCTCCGTGTGCGTTTTTCACATGGATGATCATATTGTCGAGCGAGCCAAACGTTATCATACGGGAAACGAGGAATGGTTTGAATATTATTATTTACAGTGGGATGTGGAGTGGCTAACGCATCAGTTGTTCCGTCAACTCAAAGCATCCCACCAGCTGACCCTCCCGTTTTATGATCATGAGACCGATACGCACTCCAAGCGAACGGTTTATCTCTCTGATTCGGACATGATCATGATTGAAGGTGTTTTTCTGCAAAGGAAAGAATGGAGGCCGTTCTTTGATTTCGTCGTCTATTTGGATTGTCCGCGGGAGATTCGCTTTGCCCGTGAAAACGATCAAGTGAAACAAAACATCCAAAAGTTCATCAACCGGTATTGGAAAGCAGAAGACTATTATTTGGAAACCGAAGAGCCGATTAAACGGGCGGATGTTGTTTTCGATATGACCTCATGA
- a CDS encoding ABC transporter permease subunit translates to MKKWKLALTVLADLLLTIFTIMAIIAFAQSYSLFPSPQMVTVFWQQFQQLFWSFFSIRDITVSLSQWHNAPLLSTMMEPYAYSLIILWGALAVSFLIAVTGAYICFLLPRPLQKMVKGIAFFLESIPDVIFIFSTQLFVIWVFKKTDLLIVNPVAGFDNVYVLPIVMISILPSILLFQMTFLAFTEEKDKPYVEYALAKGLSKTAVLWRHMFRNALITVFSNVQYLFWFMLSNLLVAEYLFNMHGLFRFLYEQLPPEVVAIGLAMLFLPFYIIDVAGKRVIAYLTGIERGVA, encoded by the coding sequence ATGAAGAAATGGAAACTCGCCTTGACGGTGCTGGCGGATTTGTTGCTTACCATTTTCACGATTATGGCGATTATCGCGTTTGCGCAAAGCTATTCCTTGTTTCCGAGCCCGCAAATGGTCACGGTATTTTGGCAGCAATTTCAGCAGCTGTTTTGGAGCTTTTTTTCTATTCGTGATATAACGGTTTCGCTCTCGCAATGGCACAATGCTCCCCTGCTCTCAACGATGATGGAGCCGTATGCCTATTCCCTTATTATTTTATGGGGGGCGCTGGCTGTTTCCTTCCTTATAGCCGTTACGGGAGCCTACATCTGCTTTTTGCTTCCGCGTCCGCTGCAAAAAATGGTTAAAGGAATCGCGTTTTTTCTTGAGTCGATCCCCGATGTTATTTTTATTTTTTCTACGCAACTGTTTGTCATCTGGGTGTTTAAAAAGACAGATTTGCTTATTGTCAATCCTGTTGCCGGTTTTGACAATGTATACGTGCTGCCGATTGTCATGATTTCCATTTTGCCTTCCATTCTGCTGTTCCAAATGACATTTCTTGCGTTTACGGAGGAAAAAGACAAGCCATACGTCGAATATGCGCTAGCGAAAGGATTGTCAAAAACGGCAGTGCTATGGCGCCATATGTTCCGCAACGCGCTGATCACCGTGTTTTCTAACGTCCAATATTTGTTTTGGTTTATGCTGTCGAACTTGTTAGTGGCGGAATATTTGTTTAATATGCACGGATTGTTCCGGTTTTTGTATGAGCAGCTCCCGCCGGAAGTAGTGGCTATCGGTCTTGCCATGCTGTTTTTGCCGTTTTACATCATTGATGTGGCCGGAAAACGAGTGATTGCTTATTTGACGGGAATCGAGAGGGGGGTAGCGTGA
- a CDS encoding 8-oxo-dGTP diphosphatase: protein MSVDWKSVEHRIYTMCMIQNEDKVLLIKRPNHFGFPGYLAPGGKVEFPESIVEGAIREVKEETGLTVSNLIYKGLDEYVNPKENVRYMVFNYWTNTFEGELLENPPEGELLWVPIDEALNLPMQDWFKERFNMFFEPGTFEIQRVWDADLNKQVSVKITRM, encoded by the coding sequence ATGTCAGTTGATTGGAAAAGTGTAGAACATAGAATTTATACGATGTGTATGATTCAAAACGAAGATAAAGTTTTATTAATTAAACGACCTAACCATTTCGGTTTTCCGGGATATTTAGCACCAGGGGGAAAAGTGGAATTTCCAGAAAGTATCGTAGAAGGGGCTATTAGAGAAGTCAAGGAAGAGACAGGTTTAACCGTTTCAAATTTAATCTATAAAGGTTTGGATGAATATGTTAATCCAAAAGAAAATGTACGATACATGGTTTTTAACTATTGGACCAATACATTCGAAGGAGAACTCCTTGAAAATCCGCCAGAAGGTGAATTGCTTTGGGTGCCGATTGATGAAGCATTAAACTTACCTATGCAAGATTGGTTCAAAGAAAGGTTCAATATGTTTTTTGAACCAGGAACATTCGAAATTCAACGCGTTTGGGATGCGGATTTGAACAAACAAGTGTCTGTTAAAATTACCCGAATGTAA
- the glmM gene encoding phosphoglucosamine mutase, giving the protein MGKYFGTDGVRGVANRELTPELAFQIGRCGGYVLTKSAERPKVLIGRDTRISGHMLEGALVAGLLSIGAEVMRLGVISTPGVAYLTKALGAQAGIMISASHNPVQDNGIKFFGPDGFKLSDEQEAEIEALIDSAEDMLPRPIGAGLGQVNDYFEGGQKYLQYLKQTIDEEDFSGMKIALDCAHGATSSLATYLFADLDADVVTMGASPNGLNINEGVGSTHPEALAAFVKEKGADVGLAFDGDGDRLIAVDERGNIVDGDQIMYICAKYLKETGRLKHQTVVSTVMSNLGFYKALEAQGIKSVQTAVGDRYVVEEMKKNGYNLGGEQSGHIIFLDYNTTGDGMLTALQLVNIMKIKGKPLSELAGEMKKYPQLLVNVRVKDKEKAMENEQVKKVIAEVEAEMNGNGRVLVRPSGTEPLVRIMAEAQTEEACRAYVERIADVVRREMGVE; this is encoded by the coding sequence ATGGGCAAATATTTTGGCACTGATGGTGTACGAGGAGTCGCAAATCGTGAATTGACGCCAGAGTTGGCGTTTCAAATCGGCCGCTGCGGCGGATACGTGCTGACCAAAAGCGCTGAGCGCCCGAAAGTATTGATCGGGCGCGACACTCGCATTTCCGGCCATATGCTTGAAGGCGCCCTTGTCGCCGGGCTTTTGTCGATCGGGGCTGAAGTGATGCGCCTTGGCGTCATTTCCACGCCAGGTGTCGCCTATTTGACGAAGGCGCTTGGAGCGCAGGCCGGCATCATGATTTCTGCTTCTCACAACCCGGTGCAAGATAACGGCATTAAATTTTTCGGTCCGGACGGGTTCAAGCTGTCGGATGAGCAGGAAGCGGAAATTGAGGCGCTGATCGACAGCGCGGAGGATATGCTGCCGCGGCCGATCGGGGCTGGGCTTGGGCAAGTAAACGACTATTTTGAAGGCGGACAAAAGTACTTGCAGTATTTAAAACAAACGATCGATGAAGAAGATTTTTCCGGGATGAAAATCGCCCTCGACTGCGCGCACGGGGCGACGTCATCGCTTGCGACGTACTTATTTGCCGATTTGGATGCGGATGTCGTGACAATGGGGGCTTCGCCCAATGGGCTCAACATTAACGAAGGAGTCGGTTCCACCCATCCGGAAGCGTTGGCGGCGTTTGTCAAAGAAAAAGGAGCCGATGTCGGGCTCGCCTTTGACGGCGATGGCGACCGCCTCATCGCCGTGGATGAACGCGGCAACATTGTTGACGGCGATCAAATTATGTACATTTGCGCCAAATATTTAAAAGAAACCGGCCGCCTCAAGCACCAAACTGTCGTCTCGACGGTCATGAGCAACCTTGGGTTTTACAAGGCGCTTGAGGCGCAGGGAATCAAAAGTGTACAAACGGCCGTTGGCGACCGCTATGTCGTCGAGGAAATGAAGAAGAACGGCTATAATCTCGGCGGCGAGCAGTCCGGACATATCATCTTCCTTGACTACAACACGACGGGGGACGGAATGTTGACGGCGCTCCAGCTTGTCAACATCATGAAAATCAAAGGCAAGCCGCTTTCCGAATTGGCGGGGGAAATGAAAAAATACCCGCAGCTGCTTGTGAACGTCCGGGTAAAAGATAAAGAAAAAGCGATGGAAAATGAGCAAGTCAAGAAAGTGATCGCGGAAGTGGAAGCAGAGATGAACGGCAATGGCCGCGTTCTTGTCCGCCCATCGGGGACTGAGCCTCTTGTGCGCATTATGGCGGAGGCCCAAACCGAGGAAGCGTGCCGCGCCTACGTTGAGCGGATCGCGGATGTCGTCCGCCGTGAAATGGGAGTGGAATAA